One genomic segment of Paenibacillus sp. FSL H8-0332 includes these proteins:
- a CDS encoding SIMPL domain-containing protein (The SIMPL domain is named for its presence in mouse protein SIMPL (signalling molecule that associates with mouse pelle-like kinase). Bacterial member BP26, from Brucella, was shown to assemble into a channel-like structure, while YggE from E. coli has been associated with resistance to oxidative stress.): protein MRKWGKSIGSVLLAASLMIGGMGLSGVVKGPEKAYADEVQKNIVNVVGKGELSIKPDIAYLSIGVSTTADTAQEAQKGTAAKITKLNALFKTTWGIADKDIQSTQFYVQPNYTYSEKDGQKVKGYNAQHTLEVSYRDLTKVGQLLDAASAAGANNIGNVRFAIEDPSAFEAQAIEKAMQNADVKASAIAKASKRGLGQVVTVVQSDDGNHPVVYAEAASVQKMSMDNNAGSSVEPGQVKVTTQLSVTYELK, encoded by the coding sequence ATGAGAAAATGGGGTAAATCGATTGGGTCGGTACTGTTGGCAGCGAGCTTGATGATTGGAGGAATGGGGTTGAGCGGAGTGGTGAAGGGTCCTGAAAAGGCTTACGCCGACGAGGTGCAGAAGAATATTGTGAACGTGGTAGGCAAGGGCGAGCTGTCGATCAAGCCGGATATCGCGTATCTCTCCATCGGGGTGAGCACCACTGCCGATACCGCGCAAGAAGCGCAGAAAGGCACAGCGGCGAAGATCACCAAGCTGAACGCCCTCTTCAAGACCACTTGGGGCATTGCGGACAAGGACATTCAGAGCACCCAGTTCTACGTACAGCCTAACTACACTTACAGTGAGAAGGACGGCCAGAAGGTAAAAGGCTATAACGCCCAGCACACCCTGGAGGTATCCTACCGGGATCTGACGAAGGTCGGACAGTTGCTGGATGCTGCTTCTGCAGCTGGGGCCAACAACATCGGCAATGTGCGGTTTGCCATTGAAGATCCATCGGCTTTTGAAGCCCAGGCGATCGAGAAGGCTATGCAGAATGCAGATGTCAAAGCATCTGCTATCGCCAAAGCATCCAAGCGCGGACTGGGTCAGGTAGTCACTGTTGTGCAGAGCGATGACGGGAACCATCCGGTAGTCTATGCTGAAGCGGCCTCTGTACAAAAGATGTCCATGGATAACAATGCCGGCAGCTCTGTTGAGCCCGGGCAGGTTAAGGTCACTACCCAATTGAGTGTAACGTATGAACTGAAATAA
- a CDS encoding DUF4163 domain-containing protein — MNSNSKKYMRRWGAGMLAAGILLGGTGVLQAGITEAAPAAAQVKAKSSSVVLKVNGKAVTQTGIVQEGKVWVPVTFLRDALGMPLSYDKAEKTYSIGTGIAQMKLANMDYGIMISVNNYYIGEYQGKQLNNRLYVPFELLSDYMGYKGDWSAATGRLNVMKKTQNAITIKTASYVKDHKDAPIKLDYPQVSGLASAEAEKAINDLIKQTVLSYAKDAEDQISKRSKDDRPYEFEGGYVVTYNQDGVLSLITNQYGYTGGAHGMTYRNAFTFSLKDGKRLLLGDLFGANPNYKKQLNAKLATEIKANGGYLGGFNGLNTEKYFYLKDGKAVLFFQLYEYTAYAAGFPEFTFGFKELLPDGSSPFAALK; from the coding sequence ATGAATTCGAACTCAAAGAAATACATGCGCAGATGGGGCGCGGGGATGCTCGCAGCAGGAATTCTGCTAGGAGGCACAGGAGTACTTCAGGCAGGCATTACGGAAGCTGCTCCGGCAGCCGCTCAGGTCAAGGCTAAATCCTCTTCAGTAGTATTGAAGGTGAACGGTAAGGCCGTAACGCAGACCGGGATTGTTCAAGAGGGAAAAGTATGGGTGCCGGTAACTTTCCTGCGCGATGCGCTGGGGATGCCGCTCTCTTATGATAAAGCGGAGAAGACCTACTCCATAGGAACAGGTATTGCGCAAATGAAGCTGGCGAACATGGATTACGGCATTATGATCAGTGTGAACAACTATTATATCGGCGAATATCAGGGCAAACAACTGAATAACCGGCTCTATGTACCATTCGAACTGTTAAGTGATTACATGGGCTATAAAGGGGACTGGAGCGCAGCTACAGGACGGCTGAATGTGATGAAAAAAACGCAGAATGCCATAACGATCAAGACAGCGAGCTATGTGAAGGATCATAAGGATGCGCCAATCAAGCTGGATTATCCGCAGGTCAGTGGTCTGGCAAGTGCAGAAGCAGAGAAGGCAATCAATGATCTGATCAAGCAGACCGTTCTGAGCTATGCGAAGGATGCTGAGGATCAAATCTCCAAGCGGTCGAAGGATGACCGTCCGTATGAATTCGAAGGCGGTTATGTGGTCACGTATAACCAGGATGGCGTGCTCAGCCTGATCACTAATCAATACGGGTATACCGGCGGTGCTCATGGGATGACTTACCGCAATGCCTTCACCTTCTCGCTCAAAGACGGTAAACGCCTGCTGCTGGGCGACCTGTTCGGGGCCAACCCTAATTACAAGAAACAGCTTAATGCCAAGCTGGCCACCGAGATCAAAGCTAACGGAGGATATCTGGGCGGGTTCAACGGCCTGAATACCGAGAAGTACTTCTATCTAAAAGACGGCAAAGCTGTTCTCTTCTTCCAGTTATACGAATACACTGCATATGCCGCAGGCTTCCCGGAATTCACCTTCGGCTTCAAGGAATTGTTGCCGGATGGAAGCAGTCCGTTTGCAGCGCTGAAATAA
- a CDS encoding GDSL-type esterase/lipase family protein, whose protein sequence is MVYAYTAIGDSLTTGFGALPGNGFVPIYRRMAEVRLGTPVVPANLGVNGLTTGGLKQRLRTSNVYRAAVKDAQIITMSIGGNDLIKAARAAGPRPGEFQGLLQQALRDCKRNYSDIMGTLTQLKAGTRSPYIIRLVGLYNPYPQVDEATEWVRQFNRYASGYNSNNVGFASIYHEFAGNERGLLFLDHIHPNGRGYRVIAGKLDALGYGGLR, encoded by the coding sequence ATGGTCTATGCCTATACGGCTATCGGAGATTCACTCACAACCGGCTTCGGGGCGCTGCCCGGGAATGGTTTTGTCCCCATCTACCGCCGGATGGCGGAAGTGAGGCTGGGCACGCCGGTGGTGCCGGCGAATCTTGGCGTTAACGGTCTGACTACCGGGGGACTGAAGCAGCGGCTGAGGACCTCTAATGTCTACCGGGCAGCAGTGAAGGATGCGCAGATCATTACGATGTCCATTGGCGGCAATGACTTGATTAAGGCAGCCCGGGCAGCGGGGCCCAGGCCCGGTGAATTCCAGGGCTTGCTGCAGCAGGCGCTCCGGGATTGCAAGCGCAATTACAGCGACATCATGGGCACCCTTACACAGCTCAAAGCAGGTACACGCAGCCCCTATATCATCCGGTTGGTAGGCCTCTACAATCCATACCCTCAGGTGGACGAAGCAACAGAATGGGTACGGCAATTTAACCGCTATGCGTCAGGCTACAACAGTAATAACGTAGGTTTTGCTTCGATATATCATGAATTTGCCGGTAATGAGCGGGGGCTGCTGTTCCTGGACCATATTCACCCGAACGGGAGAGGCTACCGCGTAATCGCAGGCAAGCTGGATGCCCTGGGGTACGGGGGCTTGAGGTAG
- the clpP gene encoding ATP-dependent Clp endopeptidase proteolytic subunit ClpP: MSYIPMVVEQSNRGERAYDIYSRLLKDRIIFLGTEVNDVVANSIIAQMLFLAAEDPDKDIHLYVNSPGGSITAGMAIFDTMQYIKPDVSTICVGMAASMGAFLLNAGAKGKRFALPNSEIMIHQPLGGAQGQASDIEIRARRIIKLREKLNRILSERTGQPIEKIEKDTDRDYFMSAADAAEYGIVDKVIEKTLPTGV, translated from the coding sequence GTGAGTTATATTCCTATGGTAGTAGAACAGAGCAACCGCGGTGAGCGCGCTTATGACATCTATTCCCGCCTGCTGAAGGACCGCATCATTTTCCTTGGAACGGAGGTTAATGACGTGGTAGCCAATTCCATCATCGCACAAATGCTCTTCCTGGCTGCCGAGGACCCGGATAAGGATATTCACCTGTATGTGAACAGCCCCGGCGGTTCCATCACAGCGGGTATGGCTATATTTGATACAATGCAGTACATTAAGCCGGATGTCTCCACCATCTGTGTAGGTATGGCCGCTTCCATGGGAGCGTTCCTGCTGAACGCCGGCGCCAAGGGCAAGCGCTTCGCCCTCCCGAACAGCGAAATCATGATTCACCAGCCACTCGGCGGTGCTCAGGGCCAGGCTTCGGATATCGAAATCCGTGCCCGCCGCATCATCAAGCTGCGTGAGAAGCTGAATCGTATTCTGTCCGAACGTACGGGCCAGCCGATTGAGAAGATCGAGAAGGATACCGACCGCGATTACTTCATGAGCGCGGCAGACGCTGCTGAATACGGCATCGTGGACAAGGTAATTGAGAAGACCCTGCCAACAGGCGTATAA
- a CDS encoding sugar-binding domain-containing protein encodes MRNLLEIQKQLLPDLMETLKRRYTILHQIMLSDIIGRRTLAASLDMTERVLRAETDLLKSQGLIEIESVGMRISDAGRGLLDLLEPVAKSLFGLDDLEEKIRTTYGLTKVIVVPGDCETSPFTKRELGRAGSKALLSVLRSDDTIAVTGGSTLAEMADQLSPPLPLSYKNAWVVPARGGLGESMEIQANTIASTIAKRIGANYRLLHVPDLLSGDAYQSLAQDSNIGEIVQIIRRSRIIVHGIGDAIEMTHRRKLDSGTISEIQGEGAVAESFGYYFNEDGEVVHTMLTMGLRLEDIIRTEVVIGIAGGKRKAKAIHAMLRFGQEDILVIDEAAAVEIGKEIDTQLQKVL; translated from the coding sequence ATGCGTAATCTATTGGAAATCCAAAAGCAGCTTCTGCCTGATCTCATGGAAACCCTTAAGAGACGGTATACGATTCTACATCAGATCATGCTGTCCGATATTATTGGGCGCAGAACGTTAGCCGCATCGCTTGATATGACCGAGCGGGTGCTGCGTGCCGAGACGGATCTTCTGAAATCGCAGGGGCTCATTGAGATCGAGAGCGTCGGTATGCGCATTAGCGATGCCGGTCGCGGACTGCTTGACCTGCTGGAGCCGGTCGCCAAGAGCCTATTCGGCCTGGATGATCTGGAAGAGAAAATTCGTACTACGTACGGTCTCACCAAAGTAATTGTGGTACCTGGCGATTGCGAGACATCGCCGTTCACCAAGCGTGAACTGGGGCGTGCAGGCTCCAAGGCACTGCTCAGCGTACTGCGCAGTGACGACACGATTGCCGTCACCGGCGGATCAACCCTGGCCGAGATGGCCGATCAGTTGAGCCCGCCACTCCCCCTTTCCTATAAGAACGCCTGGGTCGTTCCGGCGCGTGGAGGACTGGGAGAGAGCATGGAGATACAGGCCAACACCATTGCTTCAACCATAGCCAAGCGGATTGGCGCCAATTACCGTCTGCTGCATGTGCCCGATCTGCTTAGCGGAGACGCTTATCAGTCGCTTGCGCAGGACTCCAATATTGGAGAGATTGTACAAATTATCCGCAGATCGCGTATTATTGTACATGGAATAGGTGATGCCATTGAAATGACCCACCGCCGCAAGCTGGACTCCGGGACGATCTCAGAGATTCAGGGCGAGGGCGCTGTAGCCGAATCCTTCGGATACTATTTCAATGAGGACGGCGAAGTGGTTCACACTATGCTGACCATGGGGCTGCGCCTGGAAGACATTATCCGTACAGAAGTCGTTATCGGTATTGCCGGAGGTAAACGCAAGGCGAAGGCCATTCATGCGATGCTGCGGTTCGGGCAAGAGGATATTCTCGTCATCGACGAGGCGGCTGCTGTCGAAATCGGTAAGGAAATCGACACACAGTTGCAAAAGGTCCTATAG
- the gap gene encoding type I glyceraldehyde-3-phosphate dehydrogenase, translating into MSVKVGINGFGRIGRLAFRRIQNVEGIEVVAINDLTDAKMLAHLLKYDTTQGKFQGDVEVHDGFFKVNGKDVKVLANRNPEELPWGELGVDIVLECTGFFTTKEAAEKHLKGGAKKVVISAPATGDMKTVVYNVNDDILDGSETVISGASCTTNCLAPMAKVLNDKFGIIEGLMTTIHAYTGDQNTLDAPHAKGDFRRARAAAENIIPNTTGAAKAIGLVIPALKGKLDGAAQRVPVATGSLTELVTVLDKSVTVEEINAAMKEASDPETYGYTEDEIVSSDIKGMTFGSLFDATQTKVLTVGDKQLVKTVAWYDNEMSYTAQLVRTLEKFAKLAK; encoded by the coding sequence ATGAGTGTAAAAGTTGGTATTAACGGTTTTGGACGTATTGGACGCCTTGCATTCCGCCGTATTCAAAATGTAGAAGGTATCGAAGTGGTAGCAATCAATGACTTGACTGACGCTAAGATGCTTGCTCATTTGCTTAAATATGATACAACTCAAGGTAAATTCCAAGGCGATGTTGAAGTGCATGACGGCTTCTTCAAAGTTAACGGTAAAGATGTTAAGGTTCTGGCGAACCGCAACCCTGAAGAACTTCCTTGGGGCGAGCTTGGCGTTGATATCGTTCTGGAATGTACTGGTTTCTTCACAACTAAAGAAGCCGCTGAGAAGCACCTGAAAGGCGGAGCTAAGAAAGTAGTTATTTCCGCTCCAGCTACAGGCGACATGAAGACAGTTGTGTACAACGTTAACGATGACATCCTTGACGGTTCCGAAACTGTAATCTCCGGCGCATCTTGCACAACGAACTGCCTGGCTCCTATGGCCAAAGTTCTGAACGACAAATTCGGTATCATCGAAGGCCTGATGACTACTATCCACGCTTACACAGGTGACCAGAATACTCTTGATGCTCCACACGCAAAAGGCGACTTCAGACGCGCCCGCGCTGCTGCTGAGAACATCATCCCTAACACTACCGGTGCTGCTAAAGCCATCGGCCTGGTTATTCCAGCCCTGAAGGGCAAACTTGACGGTGCAGCACAACGTGTGCCTGTAGCTACAGGTTCCCTGACTGAACTGGTTACTGTTCTGGATAAGAGCGTAACCGTTGAAGAAATCAATGCAGCCATGAAGGAAGCTTCTGACCCAGAAACTTACGGCTACACTGAAGATGAAATCGTATCTTCCGACATCAAGGGTATGACTTTCGGTTCCCTGTTCGATGCAACTCAGACTAAAGTACTGACTGTTGGCGACAAACAGCTGGTTAAAACTGTTGCTTGGTATGACAATGAAATGTCCTACACTGCACAGCTGGTTCGTACTTTGGAGAAATTCGCTAAGCTTGCTAAATAA
- a CDS encoding phosphoglycerate kinase, with product MNKKSVRDVEVKGKRVFVRVDFNVPVEDGKITDDTRIRETLPTIKYLIENGAKVILASHMGRPKGEFVDSMRLTSAAVRLSELLGKPVAKADEAIGETVKAKIAELNDGDVLVLENVRFYKGEEKNDPELAKQFAELADLFVNDAFGAAHRAHASTEGIAHFLPAVSGLLMEKELSVLGKALSNPERPFTAIIGGSKVKDKIDVIDHLLTLADNVLIGGGLSYTFTKAQGYEIGKSLVDNDKIDAALGFIEKAKKLGKNFVLPVDVVVADKFGADANTKIVDVTEIPADWEGLDIGPKTREIYADIIKNSKLVVWNGPMGVFEIDKFAEGTIAVAQACATTEGYTVIGGGDSAAAAEKFHLADQMDHISTGGGASLEFMEGKALPGVEALNDK from the coding sequence ATGAACAAAAAAAGTGTCCGTGATGTAGAAGTAAAAGGCAAACGCGTATTCGTGCGTGTAGATTTCAATGTGCCAGTGGAAGACGGCAAGATCACTGATGATACCCGTATCCGCGAAACCCTTCCAACAATTAAATACCTGATTGAGAACGGTGCAAAGGTCATTCTGGCCAGCCATATGGGTCGTCCTAAAGGCGAATTCGTTGATTCCATGCGTTTGACATCCGCTGCAGTCCGTTTGTCTGAATTGCTCGGCAAACCGGTAGCTAAAGCTGATGAGGCGATTGGCGAAACGGTAAAAGCGAAAATCGCTGAACTGAATGATGGCGATGTGCTTGTACTTGAGAATGTCCGTTTCTACAAAGGCGAAGAGAAGAATGATCCTGAACTGGCTAAGCAGTTCGCTGAACTGGCTGACCTGTTCGTCAATGACGCATTCGGCGCAGCTCACCGTGCCCATGCTTCGACAGAAGGAATCGCTCACTTCCTGCCTGCAGTATCCGGTCTTCTGATGGAGAAGGAATTGTCCGTTCTCGGCAAGGCGCTTTCTAACCCGGAACGTCCTTTCACTGCCATCATCGGCGGTTCCAAGGTTAAAGACAAGATTGACGTTATCGACCACCTGCTGACTCTGGCTGACAATGTACTGATTGGCGGCGGCCTTTCTTACACGTTCACCAAGGCTCAAGGTTACGAAATCGGCAAATCTTTGGTAGACAACGACAAGATTGATGCAGCGCTTGGATTCATCGAGAAAGCTAAGAAGCTGGGCAAGAACTTCGTGCTTCCGGTTGACGTTGTTGTCGCTGACAAGTTCGGTGCAGATGCCAACACCAAGATTGTAGATGTAACAGAGATTCCTGCAGACTGGGAAGGTCTGGACATCGGTCCTAAGACTCGTGAAATCTATGCCGATATTATCAAAAACTCCAAGCTGGTTGTATGGAATGGACCTATGGGCGTATTTGAAATCGATAAATTTGCTGAAGGTACTATTGCCGTAGCTCAGGCTTGCGCAACTACTGAAGGCTACACAGTTATCGGCGGCGGAGATTCCGCAGCAGCTGCTGAGAAATTCCACCTCGCAGACCAGATGGATCACATCTCCACTGGCGGCGGCGCATCGCTCGAGTTCATGGAAGGCAAGGCTCTTCCAGGTGTAGAAGCACTGAACGACAAGTAA
- the tpiA gene encoding triose-phosphate isomerase encodes MSRTPIIAGNWKMFKTVPEAEGFIAEIKGQAEVAGVETVICAPFTNLPALVAAVQGTTIKIGAQNLHFEDNGAYTGEISGVMLKDLGVEYVIIGHSERRAYFGETDEIVNKKMHAAFRHGITPIVCVGEKLEEREADQTKDVCKVQTEAAFAGLSAEQAASVVIAYEPIWAIGTGKSSTSQDANEVIAYIRTLVKGLYDEATAEAVRIQYGGSVKPENVTEYMSQSDIDGALVGGASLQPASFVSLVEGAK; translated from the coding sequence ATGAGTAGAACACCTATTATTGCAGGCAACTGGAAAATGTTCAAAACCGTTCCGGAAGCCGAAGGCTTCATCGCTGAAATCAAAGGCCAGGCGGAAGTGGCAGGCGTAGAGACTGTTATCTGCGCGCCATTCACTAACCTGCCTGCATTGGTTGCAGCAGTACAAGGCACCACCATCAAAATTGGTGCACAGAACCTGCACTTCGAAGATAACGGCGCTTATACAGGTGAGATCAGCGGCGTAATGCTGAAGGATCTTGGCGTAGAGTATGTTATTATCGGCCACTCCGAACGCCGTGCTTATTTCGGTGAGACGGACGAGATCGTCAACAAAAAAATGCATGCGGCATTCCGTCACGGCATTACTCCAATTGTCTGCGTAGGCGAAAAGCTTGAAGAGCGTGAAGCTGATCAGACTAAGGACGTATGTAAGGTTCAGACAGAAGCGGCATTTGCCGGTCTTAGTGCAGAGCAGGCAGCAAGCGTAGTTATCGCTTACGAGCCAATCTGGGCGATTGGTACAGGTAAATCCTCCACTTCCCAGGATGCCAACGAAGTTATTGCTTATATCCGTACCCTTGTTAAAGGTCTGTACGATGAAGCAACAGCGGAAGCAGTTCGTATCCAATACGGCGGCAGCGTGAAGCCTGAGAATGTAACGGAGTACATGAGTCAAAGCGACATCGACGGCGCTCTAGTCGGCGGTGCCAGCCTGCAGCCTGCTTCCTTCGTTTCACTCGTTGAGGGGGCGAAGTAA
- the gpmI gene encoding 2,3-bisphosphoglycerate-independent phosphoglycerate mutase — protein MSAPRPVALIIMDGFGLRNTDEGNAVAQANKPNYDRYLKQYPNTTLTACGEAVGLPEGQMGNSEVGHLNIGAGRIVYQDLTRIDKSIRDGEFFDNETLVAAVRSAKSTGKKLHLYALVSDGGVHSHINHLFAMLDLAKKEDLHEVYIHAFMDGRDVAPDSGQKFIQDLVGKIEEVGVGTIATVSGRYFAMDRDKRWERVEKAYRAMVYGEGPKYTDALQAITASYQNSVFDEFVEPSVIVDSQNNPVATVESGDSVIFLNFRPDRAIQLSQVFTNSDFRGFDRGPKFPQGLHFVCLTTFSETVQGFVAYSPKNLDNTLGEVLVQQNKKQLRIAETEKYPHVTFFFSGGRDEELPGETRILINSPKVATYDLQPEMSAYEVAAACVAEIEADRQDAIILNFANPDMVGHSGMLEPTIKAVEVTDECVGKVVDAVVAKGGVAIIIADHGNADMVFDENGRPFTAHTTNPVPFIVTTENVVLREAGILADVAPTILDLMGLPQPAEMTGQSMIASRK, from the coding sequence ATGTCAGCTCCAAGACCTGTAGCACTGATTATCATGGACGGCTTTGGATTGCGTAACACGGATGAGGGCAACGCCGTTGCCCAAGCCAACAAGCCGAACTACGACCGTTACCTGAAGCAATATCCGAATACTACGCTAACCGCTTGCGGCGAAGCTGTAGGTCTGCCGGAAGGCCAAATGGGTAACTCTGAAGTAGGGCACCTTAACATTGGAGCCGGCCGAATTGTATACCAGGACCTGACCCGTATCGACAAGTCGATACGTGATGGAGAATTCTTCGATAACGAGACGCTGGTGGCTGCCGTAAGAAGCGCTAAGTCAACCGGCAAAAAGCTTCACCTCTATGCGCTGGTATCCGATGGCGGTGTACACAGCCACATCAATCACCTGTTCGCCATGCTCGATCTGGCCAAAAAAGAAGATCTGCATGAAGTTTATATTCATGCCTTCATGGATGGCCGTGACGTAGCACCTGACAGTGGACAGAAGTTCATTCAGGATCTGGTCGGCAAGATTGAAGAGGTTGGCGTAGGTACGATTGCTACGGTATCCGGACGTTACTTCGCGATGGACCGTGACAAACGCTGGGAACGTGTAGAGAAGGCTTACCGTGCAATGGTATATGGCGAAGGCCCTAAATATACCGATGCCCTTCAGGCCATTACTGCATCCTACCAGAATTCTGTGTTCGATGAATTCGTGGAACCAAGTGTGATTGTGGACAGCCAGAATAACCCGGTAGCGACAGTGGAGAGCGGCGATTCCGTCATTTTCCTTAACTTCCGTCCTGACCGTGCGATTCAGCTGTCACAAGTGTTCACGAACTCGGATTTCCGCGGCTTCGACCGCGGTCCTAAGTTCCCGCAAGGCCTGCACTTCGTATGCCTGACTACCTTCAGTGAGACCGTTCAAGGCTTCGTGGCTTACTCCCCGAAGAACCTGGACAACACGCTCGGTGAAGTACTGGTTCAGCAGAACAAGAAGCAGCTGCGTATTGCGGAAACCGAGAAGTATCCGCATGTGACCTTCTTCTTCAGCGGTGGACGCGATGAGGAGCTTCCTGGTGAGACCCGTATCCTGATCAACTCGCCCAAAGTGGCAACCTATGATCTGCAGCCTGAGATGAGCGCATACGAAGTGGCGGCGGCCTGCGTAGCGGAGATCGAAGCAGACAGACAGGATGCCATTATCCTGAACTTTGCTAACCCTGATATGGTAGGACACTCCGGCATGCTGGAGCCTACAATCAAGGCAGTTGAAGTAACGGACGAATGCGTAGGCAAAGTTGTGGATGCTGTGGTTGCCAAGGGCGGCGTAGCTATTATCATTGCCGACCACGGGAATGCGGATATGGTATTTGATGAGAACGGACGTCCGTTCACAGCCCATACCACCAACCCGGTTCCGTTCATCGTTACCACCGAAAATGTAGTTCTGCGTGAAGCTGGTATTCTGGCAGATGTGGCACCGACAATCCTAGATCTGATGGGACTTCCGCAGCCTGCGGAAATGACCGGACAATCCATGATTGCCAGCCGCAAATAA
- the eno gene encoding phosphopyruvate hydratase → MTIISDVYAREVLDSRGNPTVEVDVYLESGAKGRAIVPSGASTGAHEAVELRDGDKSRYMGKGVLKAVENVNEIIAPEVIGMDALDQVGIDKLMITLDGTHNKGKLGANAILAVSMAVARAAATALDIPLYVYLGGFNAKTLPVPMMNIINGGEHADNNIDVQEFMVLPVGATSFKEALRTGAEIFHNLKSVLQSKGLNTAVGDEGGFAPNLGSNEEAITTIIEAIEKAGYKPGVDVFLGMDVASTEFYKDGKYTLAGEGKSYTSAEYVDLLASWVEKYPIITIEDGMSEDDWDGWKLLTEKLGDKVQLVGDDLFVTNTERLATGIEKGIGNSILVKVNQIGTLTETFDAIEMAKRAGYTAVISHRSGESEDSTIADIAVATNAGQIKTGAPSRTDRVAKYNQLLRIEDELGELAQYNGLKSFYNLKR, encoded by the coding sequence ATGACTATTATTTCTGATGTGTATGCACGCGAAGTCCTTGACTCCCGTGGTAACCCTACTGTAGAGGTTGACGTTTATCTGGAATCCGGCGCTAAAGGCCGCGCTATCGTTCCTTCCGGCGCTTCCACTGGCGCTCATGAAGCTGTAGAGCTTCGTGACGGCGACAAATCCCGTTACATGGGTAAAGGCGTTCTGAAAGCTGTTGAGAACGTAAACGAAATTATCGCTCCAGAAGTAATTGGTATGGATGCTCTTGACCAAGTGGGCATCGATAAGCTGATGATCACTTTGGACGGAACTCATAACAAGGGCAAGCTGGGCGCTAACGCAATCCTGGCTGTATCCATGGCTGTAGCACGCGCTGCTGCAACTGCTCTGGACATTCCTTTGTATGTATACCTGGGCGGATTCAACGCTAAAACTCTTCCAGTACCAATGATGAACATCATCAACGGTGGTGAGCATGCCGACAACAACATCGACGTTCAAGAGTTCATGGTTCTTCCTGTAGGAGCTACAAGCTTCAAAGAAGCTCTTCGTACAGGTGCGGAAATCTTCCACAACCTGAAGTCCGTACTGCAATCCAAAGGCCTGAACACAGCTGTTGGCGACGAAGGCGGTTTCGCACCGAACCTGGGTTCCAATGAAGAAGCAATCACTACCATTATCGAAGCGATCGAAAAAGCCGGTTACAAACCAGGCGTTGACGTATTCCTCGGTATGGACGTTGCCTCCACTGAGTTCTACAAAGATGGTAAATACACACTTGCAGGCGAAGGTAAATCTTACACTTCCGCTGAATATGTTGACCTTCTTGCTTCATGGGTTGAGAAGTACCCAATCATCACCATCGAAGACGGCATGTCCGAAGATGACTGGGATGGCTGGAAATTGCTTACTGAAAAATTGGGCGACAAAGTCCAATTGGTGGGTGACGACCTGTTCGTTACGAACACTGAGCGTCTGGCAACAGGTATTGAAAAGGGTATCGGTAACTCCATCCTGGTTAAGGTTAACCAGATTGGTACACTGACTGAAACCTTCGATGCTATCGAAATGGCTAAACGCGCTGGTTACACAGCAGTTATCTCCCACCGTTCCGGTGAATCCGAAGACAGCACCATCGCTGACATCGCTGTTGCGACTAATGCTGGCCAGATCAAGACGGGTGCTCCTTCCCGTACAGACCGTGTGGCTAAATACAACCAACTGCTTCGCA